The proteins below are encoded in one region of Halocatena salina:
- a CDS encoding right-handed parallel beta-helix repeat-containing protein has protein sequence MPEREEASTLSRLSPGVSRRSFLGTTGAAAASLSVSGTAAASSCSRQDTGDIDQDVELKKASTDEVELQTEAPESESEPEIEYDEVINVVEAGADNTGGKSISSVIQKLAGDNTLLKFPEGRYYIDELVRLTGFENFGMIGNNATLVPAPADEYKSEARMFKFGVRYNPGRNLEVKNFTVDYSAPNTGLRAFDMSVSDGLIAENITFEGVHDAGTWGPMHVDIVGSDGYGVVRNVEMPEGGEFTKNTSQDAMPTVEWGPTAFLLSPYHTGRVDIENCVIGAFPDNGVYDSNSPGQVLVKGGRFQNCKSGSIRITGDNSGVYGAHVVIDQNRPLDDGQHGIRLDGGSNITISDCLIEMPRPNGHAIFAREPVESAVIKNTEIVTEDNDARDSIDSVAIRKGAGEVLMEGCSITHNHPGQALQIKDGDLPVVVKNLTLKGEATGESGGRNAIYCARDGCEFHDLDVDLPAGDHRRALGIFSDNVLVKGGDYASSGRPLTIEGEGVSVREITAGAYNGDVAVKVVKGAAELVNNTLYQGISGSNVATSGNQYK, from the coding sequence ATGCCAGAGAGAGAAGAGGCCAGTACACTGTCGCGTCTGTCACCAGGCGTCAGTCGCCGATCGTTCCTTGGAACGACCGGTGCTGCAGCAGCATCGCTTTCGGTGTCCGGGACGGCCGCTGCGTCGTCCTGTTCGCGGCAGGATACGGGCGATATCGACCAGGACGTGGAGCTGAAAAAGGCATCCACGGACGAGGTCGAGCTTCAGACCGAGGCGCCGGAGTCCGAGTCGGAGCCAGAAATCGAGTACGACGAAGTTATCAACGTCGTCGAAGCGGGAGCGGACAACACCGGGGGAAAATCGATTTCTTCCGTAATCCAGAAGTTGGCTGGCGATAACACGCTACTCAAGTTCCCGGAAGGACGCTACTACATCGACGAGCTGGTTCGGCTTACCGGCTTCGAGAACTTCGGAATGATCGGTAACAATGCCACGCTCGTGCCAGCTCCTGCGGACGAGTACAAGAGCGAGGCCCGGATGTTCAAATTCGGTGTGCGCTACAATCCGGGACGGAACCTTGAGGTTAAGAACTTCACGGTCGATTACTCCGCGCCGAACACCGGCCTGCGCGCGTTCGATATGTCGGTTTCCGACGGATTGATCGCCGAGAATATCACCTTCGAGGGAGTTCACGATGCTGGAACGTGGGGACCGATGCACGTCGACATCGTCGGTTCCGATGGATACGGCGTCGTCAGGAACGTCGAAATGCCCGAGGGAGGCGAATTCACGAAAAACACCTCCCAGGACGCTATGCCCACTGTCGAATGGGGACCGACTGCATTCCTTCTGTCTCCCTATCACACCGGTCGCGTCGACATCGAAAACTGTGTTATCGGCGCGTTCCCCGACAACGGCGTGTATGACTCCAACAGCCCCGGTCAGGTTCTGGTCAAAGGGGGACGATTCCAGAACTGTAAATCCGGGAGCATCCGCATTACGGGCGACAACAGCGGTGTGTACGGTGCCCACGTCGTTATCGACCAGAACCGTCCTCTCGACGATGGACAACACGGCATCCGTCTCGATGGCGGGAGCAACATCACCATCTCCGATTGTCTCATCGAGATGCCCCGACCGAACGGTCACGCCATTTTCGCCCGTGAACCAGTCGAATCCGCGGTGATCAAAAACACCGAGATCGTCACTGAGGACAACGACGCACGGGACAGTATCGATTCGGTCGCCATCCGTAAGGGTGCTGGTGAGGTTCTCATGGAAGGCTGTTCCATCACTCATAACCACCCAGGGCAGGCACTGCAGATCAAAGACGGTGATCTTCCGGTTGTCGTCAAAAACCTCACCCTCAAAGGGGAAGCGACCGGTGAAAGCGGTGGTCGCAACGCCATCTACTGCGCACGCGATGGGTGTGAGTTCCACGATCTCGATGTCGATCTGCCCGCAGGCGACCACCGTCGCGCGCTCGGGATCTTCTCTGACAACGTTCTCGTCAAGGGCGGTGACTACGCGTCGAGCGGTCGTCCGCTCACTATCGAAGGGGAGGGAGTCAGTGTTCGTGAGATTACTGCCGGTGCTTACAACGGCGACGTCGCTGTCAAGGTCGTCAAAGGAGCTGCCGAGCTCGTTAACAACACCCTCTACCAGGGCATCTCTGGTTCGAACGTTGCAACCAGTGGTAATCAGTACAAATAA
- a CDS encoding metal-dependent hydrolase, translating to MWPWGHAAFGYLLYSFGSRLFGRTPQGYPVIVLLLGTQLPDLVDKTLSWVFELFPQGYSVAHSVFVAVPLGMLVVAGAVWRRRTEYGLAFLLGYWSHIVGDLLFGLFSGNPYTFARVLWPVVTLPPYSTDLSGLARVQAYIISFLNFFADEGLAAVLVLLAVYFGPVVLAVVVWLFDGAPGITAIRRFLTPSN from the coding sequence ATGTGGCCATGGGGTCACGCCGCGTTCGGCTATCTGCTGTACTCCTTTGGATCGAGGTTGTTCGGTCGAACGCCACAGGGGTATCCAGTGATCGTGCTCCTGCTCGGGACCCAGCTCCCTGATCTCGTCGATAAAACGCTGTCGTGGGTGTTTGAGCTGTTCCCACAGGGGTATTCGGTTGCTCATTCGGTGTTCGTTGCGGTTCCCCTCGGGATGCTCGTGGTTGCGGGTGCCGTGTGGCGACGACGGACCGAATACGGGTTGGCGTTCCTCCTCGGCTACTGGTCACACATCGTCGGCGATCTCCTCTTTGGGTTGTTCTCCGGCAATCCCTACACCTTCGCGCGTGTGTTGTGGCCAGTCGTGACCCTCCCACCGTATTCTACCGATCTCAGCGGACTCGCGCGCGTGCAAGCCTACATCATCTCGTTCCTCAATTTCTTCGCGGACGAGGGGTTGGCTGCCGTGCTGGTCCTTCTCGCGGTGTATTTCGGTCCGGTGGTGCTCGCCGTCGTCGTCTGGCTCTTCGATGGTGCGCCGGGGATCACCGCGATACGGCGCTTTCTCACTCCGTCGAACTAA
- a CDS encoding DUF1616 domain-containing protein → MVRWLLDLLAVALLSAVAGVALFTLDGPARTALVYPLLVFLPGYAFLSALFPEESQLSRSRRGRQPWGSPNRQAQQGSETDFLLGNIERFVLSIALSLAVVAFTVFGLNFTVGFDTRRIAIMLFGFTGSMIIFAIARRIVLPPEERYTVEITTKGIPMDASFLGMFGLSLLVLVASTAGFVFMDPAQSSNSGFLVVAQNESSNNVSAQAAETAVVEGRPVTAVIWNNESAAQEYTVVVTNDGEEINETTRTVDGGEEGRIRYDPPNDGEQLTFYMYEGSAPDQHSLNSTDYVSRFQLSSSDGDEQESLAAPAVLEPSRALGSS, encoded by the coding sequence ATGGTACGTTGGCTGCTCGACCTCCTCGCCGTCGCGCTCTTATCGGCCGTGGCGGGTGTGGCCCTGTTTACGCTCGATGGACCGGCACGAACCGCCCTCGTCTACCCACTTCTGGTGTTCCTGCCCGGGTACGCGTTTCTCTCGGCATTGTTCCCCGAAGAAAGTCAGCTCTCCCGGTCGCGCCGGGGTCGCCAGCCATGGGGCTCACCGAATCGACAAGCCCAACAGGGTTCCGAGACGGACTTTCTGTTGGGTAACATCGAACGGTTCGTGCTGTCGATCGCGCTTAGTCTCGCTGTCGTTGCATTCACCGTTTTCGGGCTGAATTTCACGGTGGGATTCGACACGCGACGGATCGCTATCATGCTGTTTGGCTTCACTGGATCGATGATTATCTTCGCCATCGCTCGACGGATCGTTCTTCCTCCGGAAGAGCGTTACACCGTCGAAATAACCACGAAAGGGATCCCGATGGACGCGTCTTTCCTCGGGATGTTCGGCCTCAGTTTACTCGTGTTGGTTGCCAGCACCGCTGGCTTTGTGTTCATGGATCCAGCTCAATCTTCTAACTCCGGATTCCTCGTCGTTGCACAGAACGAAAGCTCCAACAACGTGTCGGCACAAGCAGCGGAAACGGCGGTCGTAGAGGGACGACCAGTGACGGCAGTGATCTGGAACAACGAGAGTGCGGCCCAAGAGTACACGGTCGTCGTCACCAACGATGGCGAGGAGATCAATGAAACGACTCGAACCGTCGATGGCGGCGAGGAGGGACGCATCAGATACGACCCACCCAACGATGGAGAACAGCTCACGTTTTACATGTACGAGGGTAGTGCGCCCGACCAACATTCGCTCAATTCCACCGACTACGTCTCTCGATTCCAGCTTTCCTCGTCCGATGGTGATGAACAGGAGTCGCTCGCTGCGCCAGCGGTTCTGGAGCCATCACGCGCCCTAGGGAGTTCATAA